A portion of the Oncorhynchus masou masou isolate Uvic2021 chromosome 11, UVic_Omas_1.1, whole genome shotgun sequence genome contains these proteins:
- the LOC135548856 gene encoding CXADR-like membrane protein — MRVVMSGLFHTLFLVLLGVLTVCAQTEMKRVVGDNATLPCHHQFWAGDAPTLDIEWLLLKPSSKQRVVITYFAGRVYDPNEAEAGRLSLAGDYLKGDASLLISDLTLSDSGEYSCKVKNGGKYHWITVNLIVLVKPSKPRCWMEGRLLEGSDVKMSCKSADGSDPINYKWERVLDKGKYVGKLPPLALIDLKNSEIVTLRNLTKESTGVYKCTASNDVGEESCTVEVKIHYVRGMGVVAGAVVGVSFGVLLIILIIWLVFRKKEKKKYEEEETPNEIREDAEAPKAKLVKPNSLSSSHSGSSRSGTSSTQSMVHSSAPRGPHARLPVVATLKENGQPPSFLQQPPAYTQVVPKTPEPRTAPAKPSPPPKLGPRNLARMGATPVMIPAQTKAFQTV, encoded by the exons TTCTGCTGGGTGTGTTGACGGTGTGCGCCCAGACAGAGATGAAGAGGGTTGTCGGGGACAATGCCACACTGCCCTGTCACCACCAGTTCTGGGCAGGCGACGCCCCCACGCTGGACATCGAGTGGCTCCTCCTCAAGCCCAGCTCCAAGCAGAGAGTG GTGATCACCTACTTTGCGGGCCGGGTGTACGACCCCAACGAGGCGGAGGCAGGCCGACTGTCCTTAGCCGGGGACTACCTCAAGGGGGACGCCTCCCTACTGATCAGTGACCTCACCCTGAGCGACTCGGGTGAGTACAGCTGCAAGGTGAAGAACGGGGGGAAGTACCATTGGATCACGGTCAACCTCATAGTACTGG TGAAGCCCTCTAAGCCACGATGTTGGATGGAGGGCCGGCTGTTAGAGGGTAGTGATGTTAAGATGAGCTGTAAGTCTGCAGACGGCTCTGACCCCATCAACTACAAATGGGAGAGGGTGCTGGACAAGGGAAAGTATGTAGGGAAGCTGCCCCCACTTGCCCTCATAG ATTTGAAGAACTCGGAGATAGTGACACTGAGGAACCTGACCAAGGAGAGTACTGGGGTGTATAAATGTACCGCCAGCAACGATGTGGGAGAGGAGAGTTGCACCGTAGAGGTCAAGATACACT ATGTGCGGGGCATGGGTGTGGTGGCAGGTGCCGTGGTGGGTGTGTCCTTCGGcgtcctcctcatcatcctcatcatctgGCTGGTGTTCcgcaagaaggagaagaagaaataCGAGGAGGAGGAGACCCCTAACgagatcag gGAGGATGCTGAGGCTCCAAAGGCCAAACTGGTAAAGCCCaactctctctcctcgtcccacTCTGGCAGCTCCCGCTCAGGCACCTCCTCCACTCAATCCATGGTTCACAGCAGCGCTCCCCGGGGGCCGCACGCCCGCCTGCCCGTTGTGGCCACCCTCAAGGAGAACGGCCAGCCCCCCAGCTTCCTCCAACAGCCCCCCGCCTACACACAAGTGGTTCCCAAAACCCCAGAGCCCCGCACGGCCCCGGCCAAGCCCAGCCCTCCCCCCAAACTGGGCCCCAGGAACCTGGCCCGCATGGGGGCCACGCCGGTCATGATCCCTGCCCAGACCAAGGCCTTCCAGACTGtgtag